In one Niallia taxi genomic region, the following are encoded:
- the glmU gene encoding bifunctional UDP-N-acetylglucosamine diphosphorylase/glucosamine-1-phosphate N-acetyltransferase GlmU, with translation MINRYAVILAAGQGTRMKSKLYKVLHPVCGKPMVQHVVDQVSKLQMERIVTVIGHGSDQVKAQLGDKISYAFQAEQLGTAHAVMQAKDFLENKDGVTVVVCGDTPLITSETLEALSSYHLETSAKATVLTAVAEDPTGYGRIVRNNIGEVEKIVEHKDASEEEKQIVEINTGTYCFDNAALFEALNNVTNENVQGEYYLPDVIEIFKKQGEIVSAYKTGDFSETIGVNDRIALAEAERLLKKRVNEEHMRNGVTIIDPSNTYIGTDVTIGSDTVILPGTILSGQTAIASDCVIGPNTEIGNCVVGESTEIRQSAAFDSKIGANVNIGPFAHIRPASSIGDDVKIGNFVEIKKAEFGDRSKASHLSYIGDAKVGSDVNIGCGTITVNYDGENKFLTTIEDGAFIGCNSNLIAPVKVGKGAYVAAGSTITDDVPAESLSIARARQVNKDEYVKKSKQD, from the coding sequence ATGATAAATCGATACGCAGTGATCTTGGCCGCAGGACAAGGAACAAGAATGAAGTCAAAGCTATATAAAGTACTTCATCCAGTTTGCGGCAAGCCGATGGTGCAGCATGTAGTCGATCAAGTATCAAAGCTTCAAATGGAGCGTATTGTAACTGTTATAGGTCACGGTTCAGATCAGGTGAAAGCACAACTTGGAGATAAGATAAGTTATGCCTTTCAAGCTGAACAGTTAGGGACGGCGCATGCAGTTATGCAGGCGAAGGATTTTCTGGAGAACAAAGACGGTGTTACAGTCGTTGTATGCGGCGATACGCCATTAATTACTTCAGAGACGTTAGAGGCTCTTAGCAGCTACCATCTAGAAACTTCTGCCAAAGCAACTGTTTTGACTGCTGTTGCAGAGGATCCGACTGGTTACGGTCGAATTGTGCGTAATAATATTGGTGAAGTTGAAAAAATCGTTGAACATAAAGATGCTTCTGAAGAAGAAAAGCAAATTGTCGAAATCAATACAGGAACGTACTGTTTTGATAACGCGGCCTTATTTGAGGCATTGAATAATGTTACAAATGAAAATGTACAAGGGGAATATTACTTACCCGATGTCATTGAAATTTTCAAAAAGCAAGGTGAAATAGTTTCTGCATATAAGACAGGAGATTTCAGTGAGACGATTGGTGTTAACGATCGAATCGCACTGGCTGAAGCAGAGAGACTTTTGAAAAAGCGTGTAAATGAAGAGCATATGCGCAATGGAGTTACAATTATAGACCCTTCTAATACTTATATTGGTACAGATGTTACGATTGGAAGCGATACGGTCATCTTGCCAGGTACAATTCTTTCAGGGCAAACAGCAATAGCTTCTGATTGCGTTATTGGACCAAATACGGAAATTGGTAACTGTGTTGTTGGCGAAAGCACTGAAATTAGACAATCTGCAGCATTTGATAGCAAAATAGGTGCAAATGTGAATATTGGACCTTTTGCTCACATTCGCCCCGCTTCTTCAATTGGTGATGATGTGAAGATAGGTAACTTTGTTGAAATCAAAAAGGCTGAGTTTGGAGATAGAAGTAAAGCATCTCATTTGAGCTATATCGGTGATGCGAAGGTCGGCAGTGATGTCAATATTGGTTGTGGAACGATAACAGTCAACTATGACGGAGAAAACAAGTTTTTGACTACAATAGAAGATGGTGCATTCATTGGCTGTAATTCCAATCTGATCGCACCGGTTAAGGTTGGCAAAGGTGCTTACGTTGCAGCTGGCTCTACCATAACAGATGATGTTCCAGCAGAATCTTTATCTATTGCAAGGGCCCGCCAAGTTAATAAAGATGAGTACGTGAAAAAGTCAAAGCAAGATTAA
- a CDS encoding ribose-phosphate diphosphokinase has product MLVKNTDPNLKVFTLNSNPALAAEIAKSIGVELGKCSVTRFSDGEIQINIEESIRGCDVYIIQSTSSPVNEHIMELLIMIDALKRASAKTINLVIPYYGYARQDRKARAREPITAKLVANLLETAGATRVITLDLHAPQIQGFFDIPIDHLMGVPILGEYFSKREFDGDIVIVSPDHGGVTRARKLAERLKAPIAIIDKRRPKPNVAEVMNIVGNIEGKIAILIDDIIDTAGTITLGANALAENGAKEVYACCTHPVLSGPAMERIKNSKIKELVVTNSIELPEEKLTENVIQLSVADLLGEAIIRVHSDQSVSYLFD; this is encoded by the coding sequence ATGCTAGTAAAAAATACAGATCCAAACTTAAAGGTATTTACCTTAAATTCCAATCCAGCATTGGCAGCTGAAATTGCCAAATCAATTGGGGTTGAATTAGGTAAATGCTCTGTAACACGTTTCAGTGATGGAGAAATTCAAATTAATATTGAAGAGAGCATTCGTGGCTGTGATGTTTACATCATTCAGTCAACAAGTTCTCCTGTAAATGAGCATATCATGGAACTACTTATTATGATTGATGCTTTAAAACGCGCTTCTGCTAAAACAATTAACTTAGTTATTCCTTATTACGGATATGCTCGACAAGATCGTAAAGCTCGTGCACGTGAACCAATTACTGCTAAGCTTGTAGCAAATCTGCTTGAAACTGCAGGCGCTACACGTGTTATCACGTTAGACTTGCATGCACCGCAAATTCAAGGATTCTTCGATATCCCTATCGATCATCTTATGGGTGTACCTATCTTAGGAGAATATTTCAGCAAAAGGGAATTCGACGGCGACATTGTTATCGTCTCACCAGACCATGGTGGTGTGACACGCGCTCGTAAGCTTGCAGAGCGTCTTAAAGCGCCAATTGCTATTATTGATAAGAGAAGACCAAAGCCGAATGTGGCTGAAGTCATGAATATTGTCGGGAACATCGAAGGTAAAATTGCCATCCTTATTGATGACATTATTGACACTGCTGGCACAATTACTCTTGGGGCAAATGCTCTTGCAGAAAATGGAGCGAAGGAAGTATATGCTTGCTGTACGCATCCAGTTCTTTCAGGTCCTGCAATGGAAAGAATTAAAAATTCTAAAATTAAAGAGCTTGTAGTAACAAACTCCATTGAGCTTCCAGAAGAAAAGCTAACAGAAAACGTTATACAACTTTCTGTGGCAGACCTGCTTGGAGAAGCTATCATTAGAGTTCATTCTGATCAATCAGTCAGCTATCTATTTGATTAA
- the purR gene encoding pur operon repressor: MKFRRSERLIDMTNYLLEHPRQLVSLSYFSERYGSAKSSISEDLAIIKETFEDRGIGILQTLPGAAGGVKYHAKVNEEEAKAFIGELCQLIVKPDRLLPGGYLYMTDILGDTALVQRVGKIFASAFAETNIDVVMTVATKGIPLAYAVASFLNVPVVMVRRDSKVTEGSTVSINYVSGSSKRIQTMVLSKRSLEQGSNVLIVDDFMKAGGTVNGMISLLDEFNANVAGIAVLIEAEEAEERLVDDYLSLVKLSGVDVKEKKISVEIGNYFDKKR, encoded by the coding sequence ATGAAATTTCGTCGTAGTGAACGTTTAATAGACATGACGAATTATTTACTGGAGCATCCAAGGCAATTAGTTTCCTTATCCTATTTTTCAGAGAGATATGGTTCAGCGAAATCTTCAATAAGTGAGGATTTGGCGATAATCAAGGAAACCTTTGAAGATAGAGGTATAGGTATTCTACAAACTTTGCCAGGTGCTGCAGGTGGTGTTAAATACCACGCTAAAGTTAATGAAGAAGAAGCAAAAGCCTTTATAGGGGAGCTTTGTCAATTAATTGTAAAACCAGACAGGCTCCTTCCAGGAGGATATCTGTATATGACAGATATATTAGGGGACACTGCTCTTGTTCAAAGAGTAGGAAAAATATTCGCGTCCGCTTTTGCTGAAACAAATATTGATGTTGTCATGACTGTGGCAACAAAAGGTATCCCGCTTGCATATGCTGTTGCGTCTTTCTTAAATGTTCCTGTAGTTATGGTTAGAAGAGACAGCAAGGTGACAGAAGGATCAACAGTCAGCATTAACTATGTTTCTGGTTCATCAAAGCGAATCCAGACGATGGTCCTTTCGAAAAGAAGCTTAGAACAAGGCTCAAATGTACTTATTGTCGATGACTTTATGAAGGCCGGCGGCACAGTAAATGGAATGATTAGTTTACTGGATGAGTTTAATGCCAATGTTGCCGGCATTGCTGTCCTGATTGAAGCAGAGGAAGCAGAGGAAAGACTTGTCGATGATTATTTATCATTAGTGAAGCTTTCAGGTGTGGATGTAAAAGAGAAAAAGATATCTGTTGAAATTGGAAATTATTTTGATAAGAAACGATAG
- a CDS encoding RidA family protein: MKIVQTSGAPAAIGPYSQGIIVNNMFYSSGQIPLTAEGELLQGNVQEQTHQVFKNLAAVLKEANASFETVVKATVFIKNMDDFAAINEVYGQYFNVHKPARSCVEVARLPKDVLVEIEVIALCK; the protein is encoded by the coding sequence ATGAAAATTGTACAAACAAGTGGTGCACCAGCAGCAATCGGACCATACTCTCAAGGGATTATTGTCAATAATATGTTTTACAGCTCAGGTCAAATCCCTTTGACAGCAGAAGGAGAGTTATTGCAAGGTAACGTTCAGGAACAAACACATCAAGTCTTCAAAAATCTTGCTGCTGTCTTGAAAGAAGCAAATGCTTCTTTTGAAACTGTCGTTAAGGCTACTGTTTTTATTAAAAATATGGATGATTTTGCTGCGATCAATGAAGTGTATGGACAATATTTCAATGTACATAAACCAGCGCGCTCTTGTGTGGAAGTTGCAAGATTGCCTAAAGATGTATTGGTTGAAATTGAAGTAATTGCACTTTGCAAATAG
- the spoVG gene encoding septation regulator SpoVG, translated as MEVTDVRLRRVNTDGRMRAIASITLDNEFVVHDIRVIDGNNGLFVAMPSKRTPDGEFRDIAHPINSGTRGKIQEAVLAEYHRLGELEVEFEEAGAS; from the coding sequence ATGGAAGTAACTGACGTAAGACTACGCCGAGTCAATACGGATGGAAGAATGAGAGCCATTGCCTCTATTACTCTAGATAATGAGTTTGTTGTTCACGATATAAGAGTAATTGATGGTAATAACGGTTTATTTGTGGCAATGCCAAGTAAAAGGACACCGGATGGTGAATTTAGGGACATTGCACATCCGATTAACTCAGGTACAAGAGGTAAAATCCAGGAAGCTGTTTTAGCAGAGTACCACCGCTTAGGTGAATTAGAAGTTGAATTTGAAGAAGCCGGAGCTTCCTAA
- the ispE gene encoding 4-(cytidine 5'-diphospho)-2-C-methyl-D-erythritol kinase, with amino-acid sequence MKLLVKAPAKINLSLDVLNKRPDGYHEVEMIMTTIDLADRIELILEEKDIIKINSLNRFVPDDQRNLAYQAANLLKKKFDVKKGVTIKIEKNIPVAAGLAGGSSDAAAVLRGLNKLWDLGLTLDELAEIGAEIGSDVSFCVYGGTALATGRGEIIKQIPAPPICWVVLAKPFIGVSTADIYKKLDVSQINHPDTEQMIDCIRTGDYDEMCRNVGNVLEDVTLNLYPEVAQIKDQMKKFGADAVLMSGSGPTVFGLIEHDSRMNRVYNGLRGFCDQVFAVRMMGNRHTLD; translated from the coding sequence TTGAAGCTTTTGGTGAAAGCGCCAGCTAAAATCAACTTATCGTTGGATGTATTAAATAAAAGGCCAGATGGCTATCATGAAGTAGAAATGATCATGACGACCATTGACCTTGCTGACAGAATTGAACTTATTCTGGAAGAAAAGGATATTATAAAAATAAATTCCCTTAATCGATTTGTGCCAGATGACCAAAGAAATCTTGCTTATCAAGCAGCAAATCTATTAAAGAAAAAGTTTGATGTTAAAAAGGGAGTTACAATAAAGATCGAAAAGAACATTCCAGTTGCTGCAGGTCTTGCAGGGGGAAGCAGTGATGCTGCTGCAGTGTTGAGGGGGTTGAATAAACTTTGGGACCTTGGCCTGACTCTTGATGAACTTGCTGAAATTGGAGCTGAAATTGGGTCTGATGTAAGCTTCTGTGTATATGGAGGCACAGCTCTTGCAACCGGAAGAGGAGAAATCATTAAACAGATTCCTGCTCCGCCTATATGTTGGGTCGTGTTAGCGAAGCCTTTTATAGGTGTTTCTACTGCTGACATCTATAAAAAACTGGATGTTTCTCAAATAAACCATCCTGATACAGAACAGATGATTGATTGTATACGAACAGGTGATTATGATGAAATGTGCAGAAATGTCGGTAATGTGCTCGAAGACGTTACATTAAATCTATATCCTGAGGTAGCGCAAATAAAGGATCAGATGAAAAAATTCGGTGCAGATGCAGTATTAATGAGCGGAAGCGGTCCAACTGTTTTCGGTTTAATTGAGCATGATTCAAGAATGAATCGTGTTTATAATGGACTAAGGGGTTTTTGTGATCAGGTTTTTGCGGTCCGTATGATGGGAAATCGTCATACCCTTGATTAA